From Candidatus Desulfofervidus auxilii, the proteins below share one genomic window:
- the rpmI gene encoding 50S ribosomal protein L35 produces MPKIKTNRSAAKRFKITAKGKIRRGQGWHSHLLRKKSAKRKRHLRHFALVHKADLERVKRMLPNAF; encoded by the coding sequence ATGCCAAAGATAAAAACAAATAGAAGTGCAGCAAAAAGATTTAAAATTACTGCTAAAGGCAAAATTAGAAGGGGGCAAGGTTGGCATAGTCATTTATTAAGAAAAAAAAGTGCAAAGCGTAAACGCCATTTGCGTCATTTTGCTCTTGTTCATAAAGCAGATTTAGAAAGAGTAAAACGTATGTTACCTAATGCTTTTTAG
- the rplT gene encoding 50S ribosomal protein L20 produces the protein MPRVKTGTKRRKRHKKILKMAKSYWGGRGRLYARARETVFRALNYAYRDRKARKRDFRRLWILRINAAVRENGLSYSRFIHGLKLAGIELNRKVLADMAIKDKESFSRLVEVARQQLAV, from the coding sequence ATGCCTAGAGTAAAAACTGGTACTAAAAGGAGAAAAAGACACAAAAAAATCCTTAAAATGGCTAAAAGCTATTGGGGAGGTAGAGGTAGACTTTATGCGCGGGCTAGAGAGACTGTATTTAGAGCATTAAATTATGCTTATCGAGATAGAAAAGCAAGAAAAAGAGATTTCAGACGCCTTTGGATATTACGCATTAATGCAGCAGTTAGAGAAAATGGATTAAGTTATAGTCGTTTTATTCATGGATTAAAGTTGGCTGGTATTGAATTAAATCGGAAAGTATTGGCTGATATGGCAATAAAAGATAAAGAAAGCTTTTCTCGACTCGTTGAGGTAGCCCGACAGCAATTAGCAGTTTAA
- the pheT gene encoding phenylalanine--tRNA ligase subunit beta: protein MRIPLNWLKEFVEINCSPEELAEKLTMTGLEVEEILEPYNYLKKVIIGKVESVSPHPQAKKLSLCSVSTGNATYNVVCGAPNVKKGIKAPLAIPGCLLPSGQEVKAIKIRGIISEGMLCSQKELGVGEDHSGIWILPDDFPLGINLAKALLLDDTVFEIAITPNRGDCLSILGIAREIAAILRLKLNYPQYEIKETGISIDKEFKVTIENPEHCFRYVARLIRNVKIKPSPLWMQARLLLAGLRPINNIVDITNYVMLEYGQPLHAFDAKKINEKHIIVRLAKPNEKLITLDGKEQMLKETDLLICDKNGPIALAGIMGGMNSEISSETTDVLLESAYFHPITIRRTAKRLNIITESSYRFEREVDPEGTYLAAQRAAYFMQELAEGNVAKGTIDVYPSPKYPPVVNIRISKVKEVLGAKISKKEIMEILKALKVNIKDKGEILEVMPPSYRHDLEREIDFIEEIARLYGYEKIPSTMPILSLEARPIPLYQRWREKIKDILCGLGWHEIITYAFIDPKVFDKLRLPNDSYLRKTIKLLNPLTSDRAVMRTTLLPGLLEACDINQRQRIYHFRLFELGKVFFDIGKDLPKESYHLGGILSGYHFDPSWHFRLESADFYDLKGAVESLIEAIGLKNVRFEPADLPYLHPANATWINSNNEKIGYLGEIHPEVKEAWDLKRTAFIFELDLEKVFQLIEREKQFKPLPKYPSSERDVSLVVPEDFSAQKINDFVLNLKIPEIEDIFLIDVYQGPPLEKEKKSLTFRLIYRAFDHTLTDEEVDKLHNNIVQSIIKQFKINVRQ, encoded by the coding sequence ATGCGAATACCTTTAAACTGGCTTAAAGAATTTGTAGAGATAAATTGTTCTCCAGAGGAGCTTGCCGAAAAGTTGACTATGACTGGTTTAGAAGTAGAAGAAATTTTAGAACCTTATAATTACTTAAAAAAAGTTATTATCGGCAAGGTTGAATCTGTTTCTCCTCATCCGCAAGCAAAAAAATTAAGCCTTTGCTCAGTTTCAACAGGCAATGCTACTTATAATGTTGTTTGTGGAGCACCTAATGTTAAAAAAGGAATAAAAGCTCCTTTAGCCATTCCTGGCTGTTTATTACCTTCTGGTCAAGAAGTAAAGGCAATAAAAATCCGGGGTATTATATCAGAAGGGATGCTTTGTTCGCAAAAAGAGCTTGGTGTAGGAGAAGATCATAGTGGAATCTGGATTTTGCCTGATGATTTTCCTTTAGGTATTAATTTAGCTAAAGCACTTTTACTAGATGACACTGTATTTGAAATTGCTATTACTCCAAATAGAGGAGATTGTTTAAGTATTTTAGGCATTGCAAGAGAGATTGCAGCAATTTTAAGATTAAAATTAAATTATCCTCAATATGAAATAAAAGAAACAGGCATTTCTATTGATAAAGAATTTAAAGTAACAATTGAAAATCCAGAACATTGTTTTCGTTATGTTGCTCGTTTGATTCGAAATGTAAAGATAAAACCTTCTCCTTTATGGATGCAGGCAAGACTGTTATTAGCTGGTTTGAGACCAATTAATAATATTGTGGATATTACAAATTATGTTATGTTAGAATATGGACAGCCTCTTCATGCCTTTGATGCTAAAAAAATTAATGAAAAACATATTATTGTGCGTTTAGCAAAGCCTAATGAGAAACTCATTACATTAGATGGGAAGGAACAAATGCTTAAAGAAACAGATTTATTAATTTGTGATAAAAATGGCCCTATTGCTTTAGCTGGAATAATGGGAGGAATGAATTCAGAAATCTCCTCAGAAACTACTGATGTATTACTTGAAAGTGCCTATTTTCACCCTATTACTATTAGACGTACAGCTAAACGGTTAAATATTATTACTGAATCTTCTTATCGCTTTGAAAGAGAAGTTGACCCAGAAGGTACATATTTGGCAGCACAAAGAGCTGCTTATTTTATGCAAGAATTAGCAGAAGGAAATGTGGCAAAGGGAACAATTGATGTTTATCCATCCCCTAAATATCCTCCTGTTGTCAATATAAGAATATCAAAAGTAAAAGAAGTTTTAGGAGCTAAAATATCTAAAAAAGAAATTATGGAAATTCTTAAAGCTTTAAAAGTAAATATAAAAGATAAAGGAGAAATCTTAGAAGTAATGCCACCTAGTTATCGCCATGATTTAGAAAGAGAGATAGATTTTATTGAGGAAATTGCCCGTCTTTATGGATATGAAAAAATTCCTTCTACTATGCCAATTCTCTCTTTAGAAGCAAGACCTATTCCTCTTTATCAACGATGGCGAGAAAAAATAAAGGATATTTTATGTGGATTAGGTTGGCATGAAATTATTACTTACGCATTTATTGATCCCAAAGTATTTGATAAACTTCGCCTTCCAAATGATTCTTATTTGAGAAAAACAATAAAACTTTTAAACCCTTTAACAAGTGATAGGGCTGTAATGCGAACCACCTTATTACCAGGACTTTTAGAAGCTTGTGATATAAATCAGCGTCAACGCATCTATCACTTTCGTCTATTTGAGTTAGGTAAAGTATTTTTTGATATAGGAAAGGACTTACCAAAAGAAAGTTATCATTTAGGAGGAATCCTTTCAGGCTATCACTTTGATCCTTCTTGGCATTTTAGATTAGAATCAGCAGACTTCTATGATTTAAAAGGTGCTGTTGAATCTTTAATTGAAGCAATAGGTTTAAAAAATGTAAGATTTGAACCAGCAGATTTACCTTATCTTCATCCTGCAAATGCAACTTGGATAAATTCTAATAATGAAAAAATTGGTTACTTAGGAGAAATTCATCCTGAAGTGAAAGAAGCGTGGGACTTAAAGAGAACTGCTTTTATCTTTGAGCTTGATTTAGAAAAGGTTTTTCAATTAATAGAAAGAGAAAAACAATTTAAACCTTTACCTAAATATCCATCAAGTGAAAGGGATGTATCTTTAGTAGTACCAGAAGATTTTTCTGCACAAAAAATAAATGACTTTGTTCTTAATTTAAAGATACCAGAAATAGAAGACATTTTTCTTATCGATGTCTATCAAGGGCCTCCACTTGAAAAAGAAAAGAAGAGTTTAACTTTTCGTTTAATCTATCGGGCTTTTGACCATACACTTACTGATGAGGAAGTAGATAAGTTGCACAATAATATTGTGCAAAGTATAATAAAACAATTTAAAATTAATGTGAGGCAATAG
- a CDS encoding pyridoxal phosphate-dependent aminotransferase family protein — MDIFAKCFRFASQVEEVKSERKYFYFRTISSIQGPEVIVGGRRLIMLGSNNYLGLTEDPRVKEAAIKAIKKYGTGCAGSRLLNGTVDLHEALEAQIASFFKKEAAIVFSTGMQANLGTIQALLTQDSVAILDKFDHASIIDGCRLGYGEFKRYPHNDMQALERLLQNEKEKAKLIIVDGVFSMEGDLANLPEIIRLARKYDARVMVDDAHGIGVMGKNGRGIAEYFGLEKEVDIIMGTFSKSLATIGGFIATKKEVIEYVRHVGRALLFSASLAPPLAAAASMALKIIETEPERREKLWENTRFWLDGLKNLGFDTGYSVTPIVPVVIGDPNKTFEMCRHLEENGVFVNAVVPPAVPPGRALLRTSVMATHTKEQLERALEAFAQAGRKVGIIP; from the coding sequence ATGGATATTTTTGCAAAATGTTTTAGATTTGCCTCCCAAGTAGAGGAAGTGAAATCAGAAAGAAAATATTTTTATTTTCGCACCATTTCTTCTATTCAAGGGCCAGAGGTAATAGTAGGGGGACGTCGTCTAATTATGCTTGGTTCAAATAATTACTTGGGATTAACAGAAGATCCTCGAGTAAAAGAAGCTGCTATCAAAGCAATAAAAAAATATGGAACAGGTTGTGCAGGTTCTCGTCTTCTCAATGGAACAGTAGATTTACATGAGGCATTAGAGGCTCAAATTGCCTCTTTTTTTAAAAAGGAAGCAGCAATTGTTTTTTCTACTGGTATGCAAGCAAATTTAGGCACTATCCAAGCACTTTTAACGCAAGATAGTGTTGCCATTTTAGATAAATTTGATCATGCCAGTATTATTGATGGCTGCCGTTTAGGATATGGAGAGTTTAAACGCTATCCTCATAATGATATGCAAGCATTAGAAAGATTATTACAGAATGAAAAAGAAAAAGCAAAACTTATTATTGTAGATGGTGTATTTAGTATGGAAGGGGATTTAGCTAATTTGCCAGAGATTATTCGTCTTGCTCGAAAATATGATGCAAGGGTAATGGTAGATGATGCTCATGGTATTGGTGTAATGGGGAAAAATGGTCGAGGTATAGCTGAATATTTTGGTTTGGAAAAAGAAGTGGATATTATTATGGGAACATTTAGCAAATCTTTAGCTACTATTGGCGGTTTTATTGCTACTAAAAAAGAAGTAATAGAATATGTAAGACATGTTGGGCGTGCCCTTCTATTCAGTGCTAGTTTAGCACCTCCTTTAGCAGCTGCGGCTAGTATGGCACTTAAAATTATTGAAACAGAACCAGAAAGAAGAGAAAAACTTTGGGAAAATACACGTTTTTGGTTAGATGGTTTAAAAAATCTTGGTTTTGACACAGGTTATAGTGTTACACCAATTGTGCCAGTAGTTATAGGTGATCCTAATAAGACATTTGAGATGTGTCGTCATTTAGAAGAAAATGGAGTATTTGTAAATGCTGTTGTACCACCTGCTGTCCCACCTGGAAGAGCTCTATTACGTACAAGTGTTATGGCTACTCATACTAAAGAACAGTTAGAAAGGGCACTTGAGGCGTTTGCTCAAGCAGGTCGAAAAGTAGGTATTATTCCGTGA
- the infC gene encoding translation initiation factor IF-3 produces MNKIRVNKQIRAKQVRLIGIDGKQIGIVSLNEALRRAEEEGLDLVEVAPNANPPVCRIMDYGKYKYQLKKKQQEARKKQAQIQVKAIKMRPKIEEHDFQFKLKHIKRFLTEEKARVKVIMWFRGREIVHADLGKAVLQRIIEETKDIAKVHTPPVMEGRNMTMILMPK; encoded by the coding sequence ATTAATAAAATAAGGGTAAATAAACAAATTAGGGCAAAACAAGTGAGATTGATTGGAATAGATGGAAAACAGATTGGAATAGTAAGTCTTAATGAGGCGTTGCGTCGTGCAGAGGAAGAAGGTTTAGATTTAGTAGAGGTTGCTCCAAATGCTAATCCTCCTGTATGTCGCATTATGGATTATGGTAAATATAAGTATCAACTTAAAAAGAAACAACAAGAGGCTAGAAAAAAGCAGGCGCAGATTCAAGTAAAGGCAATAAAAATGAGACCAAAAATAGAGGAACACGATTTTCAATTTAAATTAAAGCATATTAAACGTTTTCTTACTGAAGAAAAAGCAAGAGTAAAGGTAATTATGTGGTTTAGAGGAAGAGAGATAGTACATGCTGATTTAGGAAAAGCTGTATTACAGCGGATTATAGAAGAAACAAAAGATATAGCTAAAGTACATACCCCTCCAGTGATGGAAGGGCGCAATATGACAATGATACTTATGCCTAAATAA
- the pheS gene encoding phenylalanine--tRNA ligase subunit alpha yields the protein MKNFIEEIEAIEEEAIKAIEGASSIEEIEDIRVKFLGRKGKLTQILRKVKELPPQERPIIGKKANVLKEKLENLIEKAISEKKVIVIKRLDVTLPGRRPHTFGTLHPITQTLREICEIFCNMGFEIAEGPDVELDYYNFEALNIPPHHPARDMQDTFYVSEEVVLRTHTSSIQIRVMEKQPPPVRIIAPGAVYRCDADIRHTPMFHQVEGLLVDKNVSFSQLKGILTAFMEALFKKGIGVRFRPSFFPFTEPSAEMDITCVICSGRGCRVCGHTGWLEILGCGMVHPKVFLNVGYDPEVYTGFAFGMGVERIAMLKYGIDDIRLFFENDLRFLKQF from the coding sequence ATGAAAAACTTTATTGAAGAAATTGAGGCTATTGAGGAAGAGGCTATTAAAGCCATAGAAGGAGCTTCTTCTATTGAAGAAATTGAGGATATAAGAGTTAAATTTTTAGGTCGAAAAGGAAAACTTACACAAATCCTTAGAAAAGTTAAAGAGCTTCCTCCTCAAGAAAGACCTATTATAGGTAAAAAAGCAAATGTTCTTAAAGAGAAATTAGAAAATTTAATTGAAAAAGCTATTTCTGAAAAAAAAGTTATTGTTATTAAACGTTTAGATGTTACTTTACCCGGTCGTCGCCCTCATACCTTTGGCACACTTCACCCTATTACACAAACTTTAAGAGAAATATGTGAAATATTTTGTAATATGGGTTTTGAGATTGCCGAAGGTCCGGATGTAGAGTTAGATTATTATAATTTTGAAGCACTAAATATCCCACCTCATCATCCCGCAAGAGATATGCAAGATACATTTTATGTCTCCGAAGAAGTTGTTTTGCGCACTCACACTTCTTCTATTCAAATTCGAGTAATGGAAAAACAGCCTCCACCTGTACGTATAATTGCCCCTGGTGCTGTTTATCGTTGTGATGCTGACATCAGGCACACCCCTATGTTTCATCAAGTAGAAGGACTTTTAGTTGATAAAAATGTCTCTTTTTCACAATTAAAAGGCATTCTTACTGCTTTTATGGAAGCTCTTTTTAAAAAGGGTATTGGTGTAAGATTCCGCCCAAGCTTTTTCCCTTTTACTGAGCCTAGTGCAGAAATGGACATTACTTGTGTTATTTGCAGTGGAAGGGGATGTCGTGTATGTGGCCATACAGGTTGGTTAGAAATATTAGGTTGTGGGATGGTGCATCCAAAGGTATTTCTTAATGTTGGTTATGACCCAGAAGTTTATACAGGATTTGCCTTTGGTATGGGAGTGGAAAGGATTGCTATGTTAAAATATGGCATTGACGATATTCGTCTTTTTTTTGAAAATGACCTTCGATTTTTAAAGCAATTTTAA
- a CDS encoding NAD-dependent epimerase/dehydratase family protein, producing MGKRVLVTGGTGFIGSHLVEWLLKKNYEVFCLVRNPARLRWLKGLPVYLIIGDCQAKDLRLPQVEVVYHVAGVVKAKKPSLFYNVNYKGTVNLAQAVLKQKLPLKYFIFISTLAVCADSLSHYAHSKLLAERELLKLPLPLIIFRPTAIYGPRDKEFLSFCRLIKYGLAPILNPEGILSFCYIDDLIEILGAVLEKEIPSKKIFAVSDGKAYSWEEALKIVASALQKKPIYFKIPKKLTYILALIFEKLNIFIKEPIIFNQDKLKEIFHKNWFCDISEIQKLLGYTPKYDLFSGMVKTINWYQRQGWI from the coding sequence ATGGGCAAACGTGTTCTTGTTACAGGAGGAACTGGGTTTATCGGTAGTCATCTTGTAGAATGGTTACTTAAAAAGAATTATGAGGTTTTTTGTTTGGTAAGGAATCCTGCTCGATTGAGATGGTTAAAAGGGTTACCAGTATATTTAATTATAGGTGATTGTCAAGCAAAGGATTTAAGATTGCCTCAGGTAGAGGTTGTTTATCATGTAGCTGGAGTGGTAAAGGCAAAAAAACCTTCTTTATTTTATAATGTAAATTATAAAGGTACAGTAAATCTTGCTCAAGCAGTCTTAAAACAAAAATTGCCTCTTAAGTACTTTATCTTTATTTCAACCTTAGCTGTTTGTGCTGATTCTCTTTCTCATTATGCTCATAGTAAGCTATTGGCAGAAAGAGAACTTTTAAAACTTCCTTTACCTCTTATAATCTTTCGCCCAACAGCTATATATGGCCCAAGAGATAAAGAATTTCTTAGTTTTTGTCGTTTGATTAAGTATGGTTTGGCTCCAATATTAAATCCTGAAGGAATTTTAAGTTTTTGTTATATTGATGATTTAATAGAAATATTAGGTGCTGTTCTTGAAAAGGAGATTCCTTCTAAAAAGATCTTTGCAGTTTCTGATGGAAAGGCATATAGCTGGGAAGAGGCTTTAAAAATAGTTGCATCTGCTTTGCAAAAGAAACCAATTTATTTTAAAATTCCAAAAAAATTAACTTATATTTTAGCTTTGATATTTGAAAAACTTAATATTTTTATTAAAGAACCTATAATTTTTAATCAAGATAAGTTAAAAGAGATCTTTCATAAAAATTGGTTTTGTGATATTTCAGAAATCCAAAAGCTACTAGGTTATACACCAAAGTATGATTTATTTTCAGGAATGGTAAAGACGATAAATTGGTATCAAAGACAGGGATGGATATGA
- the thrS gene encoding threonine--tRNA ligase: MPTIFILGKMAEEIEVKCSKKKICLPVGTKVKDIFLKLGIPEEKLIAAKVNGQLVDLSFVLKESAEIEPITMDSPLALEILRHSTAHVMAEAVKHLYPEAKVTIGPPIETGFYYDFDYPPGFTPEDLEKIEAEMQKIIARGERFERKEISKEEAKKLFESLGETYKLEILNGISDGIVSIYKVGDFIDLCRGPHLESTDKIKAFKLLSVAGAYWRGDERNPMLQRIYGTAFFDKKDLDKYLHHLEEAKRRDHRRLGKELDLFTQFEEIGAGLPVYLPKGAILRHILEEFEIKEHLRRGYQMVMGPQLLKAELWKQSGHLDYYKENMYFTEIEGHLYGIKPMNCLAHILIYRSKIRSYRDLPLRFFELGTVCRHEKSGVLHGMLRVRQFTQDDAHIFCRPDQLNSEIKGILDFVDDVMQIFGFNYEVELSTRPDKFIGSDEIWEHATETLKQALKDKGINYRICEGEGAFYGPKIDIKLKDALGRKWQCATIQCDFALPERFDLTYIDSDGQKKRPAMLHRVILGTLERFIGVLTEHFAGAFPPWLAPVQVRILTVTDRNIAYAQKVYERLCMEEFRVETDFRNEKLGYKIREAQLQKVPFMVVIGDKEVETQTVTPRRRSGENLGSMGLETFIELLKEETAIPRPKRRESY, from the coding sequence GTGCCTACCATTTTTATTTTGGGGAAAATGGCTGAAGAAATTGAGGTAAAATGTAGTAAAAAGAAAATCTGTCTTCCAGTAGGTACTAAAGTCAAAGATATCTTTCTTAAATTAGGTATACCTGAAGAGAAACTTATAGCAGCAAAAGTAAATGGTCAATTAGTAGATTTAAGTTTTGTATTAAAAGAATCAGCAGAGATTGAACCTATCACTATGGATTCTCCCTTAGCTTTAGAAATCCTACGTCATAGTACTGCTCATGTTATGGCTGAAGCAGTAAAACATCTTTATCCTGAAGCAAAAGTTACTATTGGCCCACCAATTGAAACAGGATTTTATTATGACTTTGATTACCCACCTGGTTTTACTCCAGAAGACTTAGAAAAAATAGAAGCAGAAATGCAAAAAATTATTGCCCGTGGGGAGCGTTTTGAAAGAAAAGAAATTAGTAAAGAAGAGGCAAAAAAATTATTTGAATCTTTGGGCGAAACTTATAAATTAGAAATCCTTAATGGAATTTCAGATGGCATAGTTTCTATATATAAAGTAGGTGATTTTATTGATTTGTGTCGTGGGCCTCATCTTGAATCTACAGATAAAATTAAGGCTTTTAAATTACTTTCAGTAGCAGGTGCTTATTGGCGTGGTGATGAAAGAAACCCTATGCTTCAAAGGATTTATGGCACTGCTTTTTTTGATAAGAAAGATTTAGATAAATATCTTCATCATTTAGAAGAAGCAAAACGACGTGATCATCGCCGATTAGGTAAAGAATTAGATTTATTTACACAATTTGAAGAAATTGGTGCTGGTTTACCTGTTTATTTACCTAAAGGAGCCATTTTAAGACATATTTTAGAAGAATTTGAAATAAAAGAACATTTGCGACGCGGTTATCAAATGGTTATGGGACCACAGTTATTAAAAGCAGAACTTTGGAAGCAATCTGGTCATTTGGATTATTATAAAGAAAATATGTATTTTACAGAAATAGAAGGACATCTTTATGGCATAAAACCTATGAATTGTTTAGCCCATATTCTTATTTATCGTTCAAAGATAAGAAGTTATAGAGATTTGCCTTTGCGTTTTTTTGAATTGGGTACAGTCTGTCGCCATGAAAAATCAGGTGTTTTACATGGTATGTTAAGAGTAAGGCAATTTACCCAAGATGATGCTCATATATTTTGTCGTCCAGACCAATTGAATAGTGAGATTAAAGGAATATTAGATTTTGTGGATGATGTTATGCAGATTTTTGGTTTTAATTATGAAGTCGAATTAAGTACTCGTCCAGATAAGTTTATTGGCTCTGATGAAATATGGGAGCATGCAACAGAGACTTTAAAACAAGCCTTAAAAGATAAAGGCATTAATTACCGAATCTGTGAGGGTGAAGGTGCATTTTATGGACCTAAAATAGATATTAAATTAAAGGATGCCCTTGGTAGAAAATGGCAATGTGCTACTATTCAATGTGATTTTGCCTTACCAGAAAGATTTGACCTTACTTATATAGACAGTGATGGTCAAAAAAAACGCCCGGCTATGCTTCACCGAGTTATCCTTGGCACTTTAGAAAGATTTATTGGAGTGTTAACAGAGCATTTTGCTGGTGCATTTCCACCTTGGTTAGCACCAGTACAGGTGCGTATTTTAACTGTTACTGATAGAAACATAGCTTATGCTCAAAAAGTATATGAAAGGCTTTGTATGGAAGAATTTAGAGTAGAGACAGATTTTCGAAATGAAAAATTAGGATATAAAATTCGTGAGGCGCAATTGCAAAAAGTTCCATTTATGGTAGTTATTGGAGATAAAGAAGTGGAAACACAAACAGTGACTCCAAGAAGAAGAAGTGGAGAAAATTTAGGCAGTATGGGTCTTGAAACCTTTATTGAATTATTAAAAGAAGAAACTGCCATACCAAGACCAAAAAGGAGGGAATCTTATTAA
- a CDS encoding N-acetyltransferase: MIKIKKVITKSQWQTFLHLPWKIYKNDPYWVPPLLKDVKFCLNEKENPFYDHAYRELFLAYKNEEALGRIVAIVDENYNAYHHEKIGWFGFLETVNDFTVISALIDIVKEYLAHFGIKYLYGPVNPSTNETCGLLVEGFDDPPCFLMAYNPPYYAQLLEKCGFKKIKDLLAYETSLPFSKTLLQRFENICICLKNRYPELKVRHIYMEDFEKELKRIQEVYNEAWSRNWGFVPMTEAEIRKMAERLKPLVVPEFVWLAEIREEPIAFMMFLPDYFQVFRHLNGRFFLLNWLKFFWYRRKINRIRVVTLGVKRQYHHSGVVPLFLLQAGKTLLKFPYKRLEFSWILEDNLPVIRIAELINASLKKRYRIYGIKIN, from the coding sequence GTGATAAAAATAAAAAAAGTTATTACTAAATCCCAATGGCAGACATTTTTACACCTTCCTTGGAAAATTTATAAAAATGATCCATATTGGGTGCCTCCTTTATTAAAGGATGTAAAATTCTGTTTGAATGAAAAAGAGAACCCATTTTATGACCATGCTTATCGCGAGCTTTTTCTTGCATATAAAAATGAGGAAGCTCTTGGACGTATAGTAGCTATTGTTGACGAAAATTATAATGCTTATCATCATGAAAAAATTGGTTGGTTTGGCTTTTTAGAAACAGTAAATGATTTTACAGTTATTTCTGCCTTGATAGATATTGTTAAAGAATATTTAGCCCATTTTGGGATAAAATATCTTTATGGCCCGGTGAATCCTTCTACTAATGAGACTTGTGGTCTTCTTGTAGAAGGTTTTGATGATCCTCCCTGCTTTTTGATGGCTTATAATCCACCATATTATGCTCAGTTGTTGGAAAAATGTGGTTTTAAAAAAATAAAAGATCTTCTTGCTTATGAAACTTCCTTACCTTTTTCAAAAACTTTACTTCAAAGATTTGAAAATATTTGTATTTGTTTAAAAAATCGCTATCCTGAACTAAAGGTCAGACATATTTATATGGAAGATTTTGAAAAAGAGTTAAAACGCATACAAGAAGTTTATAATGAAGCATGGTCTAGAAATTGGGGCTTTGTACCTATGACAGAAGCAGAGATAAGAAAGATGGCAGAACGCCTTAAACCTTTAGTTGTGCCAGAGTTTGTTTGGTTAGCAGAAATAAGGGAAGAACCAATTGCTTTTATGATGTTTTTACCTGATTATTTTCAGGTATTTAGACATTTAAATGGACGTTTTTTTCTACTTAATTGGTTAAAATTCTTTTGGTATCGAAGGAAAATAAATAGAATAAGAGTTGTTACTTTAGGGGTTAAAAGGCAATATCATCATAGTGGAGTGGTACCTCTATTTCTTCTTCAAGCAGGAAAAACATTATTAAAATTTCCTTATAAACGTCTTGAATTTTCTTGGATTCTTGAAGATAATCTTCCAGTAATTCGTATTGCTGAGTTAATAAATGCAAGCTTAAAAAAACGATATCGTATCTATGGAATTAAAATAAATTAA